A region from the Triplophysa rosa linkage group LG4, Trosa_1v2, whole genome shotgun sequence genome encodes:
- the uba6 gene encoding ubiquitin-like modifier-activating enzyme 6: MADSMEIDDSLYSRQRYVLGDSAMQQMAQSAVFLSGMGAVGVEIAKNIVLAGVKAVTLHDCKRCEVRDLGTNFFIREEDVHSQRKRVEAVHSRVAELNPYVQVSVCTDVLDDTTDLSFLKRYQCVVLTETKLNLQKRISHFCHAQQPPIKFISCDVFGISSRVFCDFGDTFEVSDPTGEEPKELFIQTISQGTSGVVMCMDSRTHGLQTGQSVCFKEINGMTDLNGTTHQVTVLSPYSFAIGDTSSFQPYTHGGIFRLVKTPKTIIFETMEQQLSDPQLLTPDFSKPEVPLQLHAIMLALDAFLEQHGRLPNIGCLQDAELLLKITEEINKTLKSKVCINEELVRCVSRCARGCLSPLAAAVGGIASQEVLKALTGKFTPLQQWFYLDAMEVVQPLQSLRTEEFASRGDRYDALRACIGESLCLKLHMFHVFMVGCGAIGCEMLKNLALMGVGLNRCSGEICITDPDLIEKSNLNRQFLFRPQHIQKPKSTTAAVATLEINQELHIDAHLNKVCPATEDTYSDVFFSHLNVVVTALDNVEARRYVDSRSVSNQKALLDSGTMGTKGHTEIIIPNLTESYNSHRDPPEEEIPFCTLKSFPAVIEHTIQWARDKFESAFSHKPSMYNMFWQSHPSPQDVLQRLMTGESMEGSFQVIKQLSRRPTHWDQCLALARLKFDKYFKRKALQLLHSFPLDTRLKDGSLFWQSPKRPPSPIEFDLNDPLHYSFVVSASRLFAGVYNIPYSEKSLSYEAVSRVLAGVDVPEYKPAEKHIETDESIKKPDQVKVTVSSEQERVAISQLQETISLNFITAERLRMTPLFFEKDDDSNGHMDFVASASSLRARMYAIEAADRLQTKRIAGKIIPAIATSTAAVAGLVAVELIKVAGGYGFESFKNCFFNLAIPVVVLTETAQVKRTHIRAGISFSIWDRWTVFGHEDFTLSGFISAVREKYGIEPTMVVHGVKMLYVPVMPGHHKRLKLTMHKLIKPSAGRKYVDLTVSFAPEVDGDEDLPSPPVRYYFTRENESNTA; encoded by the exons GGTGGAGGCTGTCCATTCTCGAGTGGCTGAGTTAAACCCATATGTTCAGGTCAGCGTGTGCACTGATGTTCTGGATGACACCACGGACCTCAGCTTCCTAAAGAGATATCAG TGTGTAGTATTAACCGAGACGAAGCTGAACTTACAGAAACGTATCAGTCATTTCTGCCACGCTCAACAGCCTCCTATCAAG TTCATCAGCTGTGACGTGTTTGGAATCTCCTCACGAGTTTTCTGCGATTTCGGGGACACATTTGAGGTTTCCGATCCGACAGGAGAGGAACCAAAAGAACTTTTCATTCAAACCATCAGCCAG GGCACCTCTGGCGTGGTTATGTGTATGGACAGCCGAACACATGGTCTTCAAACAGGACAGAGTGTGTGTTTCAAGGAAATAAACGGCATGACTGATCTAAATGGTACCACACACCAAGTTACAG TTCTGTCTCCCTACAGTTTTGCAATTGGAGATACTTCATCATTCCAGCCCTATACACATGGAGGAATCTTTCGCCTGGTTAAGACCCCTAAAACCATCATCTTT GAGACGATGGAACAGCAATTATCTGACCCTCAGCTTCTCACTCCAGACTTCAGTAAACCAGAG GTCCCTCTACAACTCCATGCCATCATGTTAGCTTTGGATGCCTTTTTGGAACAGCACGGCAGACTTCCCAACATTGG GTGTCTGCAGGACGCTGAACTTCTCTTGAAGATCACAGAGGAGATCAATAAAACCCTTAAAAGCAAG GTGTGTATAAATGAGGAGCTGGTGAGGTGCGTTTCTCGTTGTGCAAGGGGATGTCTCTCTCCTCTCGCCGCAGCGGTGGGCGGCATCGCTAGTCAGGAGGTGCTGAAGGCTCTCACTGGAAAGTTCACCCCTCTTCAGCAATGG TTTTATCTTGATGCAATGGAAGTAGTTCAGCCTCTCCAGTCTCTCCGCACTGAGGAATTTGCCTCGAG GGGTGATAGGTACGATGCGTTGAGGGCGTGCATCGGGGAGTCACTGTGTTTGAAACTGCAcatgtttcatgtttttatg GTGGGCTGTGGTGCTATTGGCTGTGAGATGTTGAAGAATTTGGCACTGATGGGTGTGGGGCTAAACAGATGCTCGGGAGAG ATTTGCATTACCGATCCAGATCTGATTGAGAAATCCAACCTCAACCGACAGTTTCTCTTTAGGCCTCAGCACATacag aAGCCTAAAAGCACTACAGCAGCAGTAGCTACATTAGAAATAAACCAAGAATTGCATATAGATGCCCATCTGAACAAAGTGTGTCCTGCTACAGAGGACACCTATAGTGATGTTTTCTTCTCCCATCTCAACGTGGTGGTCACAGCACTGGATAACGTGGAGGCAAGGAGATACGTGGATAG TCGGAGCGTATCGAATCAGAAAGCTCTGTTAGACTCGGGTACCATGGGTACGAAAGGACACACGGAGATCATCATCCCAAATCTCACTGAGTCCTACAACAGTCAT AGAGACCCACCTGAGGAGGAAATTCCATTTTGCACTCTAAAGTCTTTTCCTGCTGTTATTGAACACACCATACAGTGGGCCAGAGATAAG TTCGAGAGCGCTTTCTCCCACAAGCCCTCCATGTACAACATGTTTTGGCAGAGTCATCCGTCACCACAGGATGTGCTGCAG AGGTTGATGACTGGGGAGAGTATGGAAGGATCATTTCAGGTCATTAAGCAGTTGAGTCGGAGACCCACCCACTGGGATCAATGTCTAGCACTCGCTCGGCTCAAATTCGACAAGTACTTCAAAAGAAAG GCCTTACAACTACTGCACTCATTTCCACTGGACACACGGCTAAAGGACGGCA GTCTGTTCTGGCAGTCACCCAAACGGCCGCCATCTCCTATAGAGTTTGACCTCAATGACCCGCT gcattatagttttgttgttAGTGCCTCTCGCCTCTTCGCTGGAGTTTATAATATTCCATATTCAGAAAAG AGTCTTTCCTATGAGGCTGTGTCGAGGGTTTTAGCTGGAGTGGATGTTCCTGAATACAAACCAGCTGAAAAG cATATAGAGACAGATGAGAGCATTAAGAAGCCTGATCAGGTGAAAGTGACGGTGAGCAGTGAACAGGAGAGGGTGGCCATCTCACAGCTACAGGAAACTATCAGCTTAAACTTTATAACAGCAG AGAGACTACGCATGACTCCGTTGTTCTTCGAAAAGGATGACGACTCAAACGGGCATATGGATTTCGTAGCATCAGCGTCTTCTCTTCGGGCTCGTATGTATGCCATCGAAGCCGCTGACCGACTGCAAACCAAACGGATTGCAGGCAAAATCATCCCGGCTATCGCCACATCCACTGCTGCTGTCGCAGGACTG GTGGCAGTGGAGTTGATCAAAGTTGCCGGTGGTTATGgatttgaatcatttaaaaactgcttCTTCAACCTGGCCATTCCAGTAGTGGTGTTGACAGAAACAGCTCAGGTCAAGAGAACCCACATCAG AGCCGGTATTTCCTTTTCTATCTGGGACCGTTGGACCGTCTTTGGTCATGAGGACTTTACCTTATCTGGTTTCATAAGTGCAGTCAGG GAGAAGTATGGAATTGAGCCCACTATGGTCGTTCATGGAGTAAAGATGCTATACGTTCCGGTCATGCCCGGCCATCACAAAAGACTCAAACTGAC AATGCATAAACTGATCAAGCCCTCAGCAGGCAGGAAGTATGTTGACCTCACTGTATCATTTGCCCCTGAGGTGGACGGTGATGAAGATCTGCCCAGTCCCCCAGTGCGCTATTACTTCACTCGAGAGAACGAGAGCAACACAGCCTGA